One part of the Paramormyrops kingsleyae isolate MSU_618 chromosome 2, PKINGS_0.4, whole genome shotgun sequence genome encodes these proteins:
- the LOC140587692 gene encoding uncharacterized protein: protein MAYAQYWMSINDRQVPARSQEMRWASARGQEMRWAPARSQEMRWASGRGQEMRWASGRGQEMRWASARGQEMRLASARGQEMTWAPARSQEMRWAPARGQERRLWTSSASMVKKQTQTTTCYDTRRYPVDVVSVEGIIKAETKPRLGERDDTLPPNYRFPKEPVPVAPVLVENKSYSKPMSAFSDFSNTLPVSKPVPLVQSAAVVEEGIIKAETRPRLGERDDTLPPNYRFPKEPVPVAPVLVENKSYSKPMSAFSDFSNTLPVSKPVPLVQSAAVVEEGIIKAETRPRLGERDDTLHPLYRLP, encoded by the exons ATGGCCTACGCACAATACTGGATGTCCATCAAT GACAGACAGGTGCCGGCAAGGAGCCAGGAGATGAGGTGGGCGTCGGCTAGGGGCCAGGAGATGAGGTGGGCGCCGGCAAGGAGCCAGGAGATGAGGTGGGCATCGGGTAGAGGTCAGGAGATGAGGTGGGCATCGGGTAGAGGTCAGGAGATGAGGTGGGCATCGGCTAGGGGCCAGGAGATGAGGTTGGCATCGGCTAGGGGCCAGGAGATGACGTGGGCACCGGCAAGGAGCCAGGAGATGAGGTGGGCGCCGGCAAGGGGCCAGGAGAGGAGACTGTGGACATCCTCGGCTTCTATGGTGAAGAAG CAAACACAGACCACAACATGCTATGACACCAGAAGGTACCCAGTGGATGTTGTGTCTGTT GAAGGCATCATAAAAGCTGAGACAAAGCCGCGATTGGGTGAGAGAGACGACACTCTACCTCCAAATTACAGGTTTCCAAAGGAGCCAGTACCTGTTGCACCAGTCCTTGTGGAAAACAAG AGCTATTCGAAGCCCATGTCTGCCTTCAGTGATTTCTCGAACACCCTGCCAGTTTCAAAGCCAGTGCCATTGGTTCAATCTGCAGCTGTTGTTGAG GAAGGCATCATAAAAGCTGAGACAAGGCCGCGATTGGGTGAGAGAGACGACACTCTACCTCCAAATTACAGGTTTCCAAAGGAGCCAGTACCTGTTGCACCAGTCCTTGTGGAAAACAAG AGCTATTCGAAGCCCATGTCTGCCTTCAGTGATTTCTCAAACACCCTGCCAGTTTCAAAGCCAGTGCCATTGGTCCAATCTGCAGCTGTTGTTGAG GAAGGCATCATAAAAGCTGAGACAAGGCCGCGATTGGGTGAGAGAGACGACACTCTGCATCCATTGTACAGGCTTCCATAG